Genomic DNA from Desulfovibrio sp. JC022:
TGCGGGAACGCGGACACGAATTCCAATTACCCTCTACGGTCCTCCAAGGACTTAACCACAAAAATGGCGGCGAAGAGCTTGATCTGAGCTGTGCCAGCCAACCCATCCCGGTAAAAAAACAAAGTAAATACAACATCAACCGCTGGGCACTAAGTGGGCGTGACGATTTCCAGCTCAACTCCCTGTGCCGGGCAGTCTGCCATAAACTTGAACAAGACTTCCCTTTCTGCACAGAGAATGAAAAAAAATGGCGCGAACTCTGTTTCTGCTGGTCCAGCGACCTGCGCACCCACATCACCGGCAAACGGTATGATCAGGCTTTTGCGAAACTTGAGCAACTGGCCTTTGAAACCAAAGCTGCTGTCCGAGAACCTTACTTTCAAGTCTCTGGAACTCCGACCACCGACAACGGGCGCATGCTGGAATTAACAACCAATTACGCCAATATCACCCTGAACACCGCCAAAGGGCTGGCTGTACACAAAGCCTCTTTTCCTTCTCACAAAAACATTCCTTCCTTTGGAACACTCAGTCACGGATACTTTGAAGAGATTGATCTGGGCGCGGACTTCTTTTCCGGGCACATCATCATGGAAGGACCGGGAATTCCCAAAGATACAGATCTGGCCCGAGTCACCCCGCTGATTGACGAAACCGAAGAATTCATCACGATTTCCTGCTCCATCGACCTTTATCAAGGCATGCTCGACAAGGCCATGCGCATCCATAAAGATAAAGAACAAATCGATATCCTATACCGTTTCGCATTGGATTGCAGACCTCCGGGGTTCGCACGTATCGGGCATGTCACTCTGCTAACTCAACACATGGACCCGGCAAAGCTTTTTTACTCCACCAACAACGGCGGTCAGGAAGAAATGTTCCCATTAAACAGGCTGACCTTTGATCACAGCGACAATATTTCATTTGCCGTTTCAGCCTCGCAGGGACTGGGCATGACTGACTCAAAAGTGGTGCTGGGTGGAGCGGAACGGGCCTTGGAAATCTGCCCCCTGCACCCGGAGCATGGATTCATCGGCATGGTCAAATGCAGACAGGCCACCCCATCGCCTTTTGTGAGAGTGTTTTTCTCCATGCAGGAGATGGATGAGACCAGCCTGCGCGGATGCGGCCCCGATCCCAAATTTACCTTCAGCACCGGGTTCAGCATCAAACCCCGCCC
This window encodes:
- a CDS encoding 4Fe-4S cluster-binding domain-containing protein, with the protein product MRNGIGYRFVLYLYGCAWPCRACLDKGRWSRKS